The following coding sequences lie in one Drosophila bipectinata strain 14024-0381.07 chromosome XR, DbipHiC1v2, whole genome shotgun sequence genomic window:
- the LOC108120161 gene encoding kelch domain-containing protein 3: MLWTVHLDGGPQRVNHAAVGVGDFIYSFGGYCTGYDYRYNEPIDVHVLNAHTMRWSLVPQQCDEEGQPLKYPLVPFQRYGHTVVAYKEKIYIWGGRNDENLCNALYCFDPKTAQWSRPPVTGCLPGARDGHSACVIGNCMFIFGGFVDEINEFSSDVHSLNLDTMEWRYVQTFGVPPSYRDFHAAVAYEQERMYIFGGRGDKHSPYHSQEETYCHEIVYLDMKTKVWHRPFTAGKVPVGRRSHSMFVYNKLIYVFGGYNGLLDKHFNDLYTFDPRTKLWNLVRGNGKAPTARRRQCAIVMGTKMFLFGGTSPRTGATPIANSSTTTTPTQDAAAAVVAAAAVAGGAAASSVVLIDYSDLHVLDFEPTLKTLATMVVLKYQLDISGLPRSFRSDLQMLTQPNSISRPINQAG; this comes from the coding sequence ATGCTGTGGACAGTGCACCTGGACGGCGGCCCTCAGCGGGTCAATCATGCTGCGGTGGGCGTGGGCGATTTCATCTATAGTTTCGGTGGATACTGTACGGGATACGATTATCGGTACAATGAGCCCATTGATGTCCACGTCCTGAATGCCCACACGATGCGGTGGTCTTTGGTGCCCCAACAGTGCGACGAGGAGGGGCAACCTTTAAAGTATCCTCTAGTGCCCTTCCAGCGCTACGGTCACACGGTGGTGGCCTACAAGGAGAAGATATACATCTGGGGCGGTCGCAACGATGAGAATCTGTGCAATGCCCTCTACTGTTTCGATCCCAAGACGGCCCAGTGGTCCAGACCCCCAGTCACAGGCTGCCTGCCAGGAGCACGCGACGGCCACTCGGCCTGTGTCATTGGCAACTGCATGTTCATATTCGGCGGATTCGTTGATGAGATCAACGAGTTCAGCAGCGATGTTCACTCCCTGAATCTGGACACCATGGAGTGGCGTTATGTTCAAACCTTTGGAGTGCCTCCCAGTTACAGAGACTTCCATGCCGCTGTGGCCTACGAGCAGGAGCGTATGTACATCTTTGGCGGTCGCGGGGACAAGCACAGTCCCTATCACAGCCAGGAGGAGACCTACTGCCATGAAATCGTCTACCTCGACATGAAGACAAAGGTCTGGCATCGTCCGTTTACAGCGGGGAAGGTGCCCGTGGGCAGACGGAGCCATAGTATGTTTGTCTACAATAAGCTTATATATGTGTTTGGTGGATACAACGGCTTGTTGGATAAGCACTTCAACGATCTGTACACCTTTGATCCGCGGACCAAGCTGTGGAATCTGGTTCGAGGCAATGGAAAGGCGCCAACGGCGCGGAGACGACAGTGCGCCATTGTAATGGGCACTAAGATGTTTCTATTCGGAGGTACCAGTCCCCGGACTGGAGCAACCCCTATAGCTAATTCCTCTACAACAACCACGCCCACTCAGGACGCTGCAGCAGCagtggtggcggcggcggctgtGGCGGGTGGAGCAGCTGCATCCAGCGTGGTTTTGATTGATTACAGCGATCTGCATGTGCTCGACTTCGAGCCCACACTAAAAACGTTGGCCACCATGGTGGTGCTGAAGTATCAGCTGGATATATCGGGGCTTCCCAGGAGCTTTCGGTCCGACCTGCAGATGCTCACGCAGCCGAACAGTATTAGCCGGCCAATCAACCAGGCTGGCTAG
- the LOC108120162 gene encoding INO80 complex subunit C, producing METQAKTKRSFKKPFAFAKNCAYRPLRQISNLERNLKLPADRPTYFTLNAPPSLVPAKKYSDISGLPAPYADPHTKLRFANADEYASMQHMPSDIINGYLTVRGYTSAVG from the exons ATGGAAACGCAAGCGAAAACCAAACGCTCATTTAAAAAGCCATTTgcttttgccaaaaactgtGCATATCGCCCTCTTAGGCAGATCAGCAACTTGGAACGGAACTTAAAGTTGCCCGCTGACAGGCCCACGT ACTTCACGCTCAATGCACCGCCCTCGCTCGTGCCGGCCAAGAAATACTCAGACATCAGCGGTCTGCCTGCCCCATACGCCGATCCACATACCAAGCTGAGATTTGCCAACGCCGACGAATATGCATCCATGCAGCACATGCCCTCAGACATCATCAACGGCTACCTCACCGTTCGCGGCTACACGAGTGCCGTGGGATAA